Below is a window of Pseudomonas sp. B21-040 DNA.
TATCGAAGTTCAAGCCTTCTGCCTTCAGCAACTGCTCGAAGCCGCTAGCCACCTGTCCGACGCTGCTGACCACTCACAAGGTTACTACCGGGTCGCTTGCCTGCTGGTGTGGCCATGGGTTCATCAGAGCGAGGTCACCGTCTTCTATGACCGGGACTATTATTTGGGTTTCCTCGGTGAAACTAACGCGCTCATGCCAGAGCAGATCAGCCATGCTCTTGCGTTGCACACACCAGCGCACTTCATCGAGCACGGACATGACGTAACTCAGCCTGACGATGAAGTCGCAGTACAGTGGTGGTGCATCGGGGAACCGGCTTGAGGCCTAGCGGCATTCGCGAGCAGCCCCCGCTGGGACTGATGACGCTAAACTTAAAAGCAAATCAAACTTCGCTGTCAACTCACAGCCTGCTAACAATCTCCTTCCAGATGTACCCGTAGTTATATTCCAACCAACGAACAAGGAGTTTGTCGTACTGCCTACGAAACCAACTATTTTTCCTGGCGACACGCCTTTCTTCAATCATAGCGTTGAGGGAGTCAGGATCGAAGCCTGTCCATACCGTTGGAAGGGCCGCCGCAATATTGGTAAAGCACACAGGCGCGACTTCGGAGTAAAGGATCTCGTAGAGGGTTTGAGGATCAGCTCCTCTCACCTGACTCGCTATGTAATCGTAATTAACCGGGAAATCATTGAACGGATCCGAGAGCGCGACCCTAATTTTTGTCAACTCAGATTGACTCAAAGAATATCCCAATGTGAGAACTCCTCTAATTCCTCATCGAGCGAGTCAGCTACCGTTCCGCCTGCGACGCCCCCAACAACAGTTCCCAGAAACACAACGGCAAATGCACAGATCGGAGCGCCGGGCCCACAGAGCGCGCTGACTCCAAGCCCTGCCAGAATACCGCCCGCCGCGCCGCCGCCCACGATGAGCCCTTGACGCGCCGTTTCCTTTTGTTTGTTTTCAGCATTCAGAATTTGATAAGTCGCGACAGCAGCAGTAATCAAAATGCCAAGTTTGCCCATTAGCTGCATTTTTTTTGTGCCATTTGTGAACTTGGAATTGTCCCGCCCTGCTGCTTCCAAAATTGTGTAATGAACCTTGCTCTGCTCCGTCGGTGAAAGGCTGTCGTAACTCTTTTTGAACAGCTCCTTGGAGTAACGATCAAAGAGCGTTTGAAGCGTTCTGCCATCGGCCTTCTTTTTTTGCACGACAGCCAACCCCTGCGCAGAGGTAACCTTGCGGTGCTCCATCAAGATCTTGTTTCGCATTTCATGGCTGAACTGCACGCCCTCTCGCGCGGCGATCTTCCCAGCTTTCACATCTGCCAACGTCTGCTGTGACATACGTTTTATGTTTTTCAGGTAGTTCGCCCGGACCTTTTCGTCAGAGATCGCGTCCAGAGAGAACCTAAGTGCAGTGCCCTCCATCAGTTCTAGCGCTCTATCGAGCGGAGAATCTTGCAAGGCGTGCTCACGCTGAACGACATAGCTGCCGGTGACGAGGTATGGCTCTGTCATAGGACGTTCCTTATCCTAGTATCCTGTTCAAAAAGCTCTCTGTAAGAGACGAAGTACCGGCGGGAGCCTCATCGTCAAATTTGAGCATCACGCAGGTCTTGCCGGACGGATTCGAAAATTTAACGGCGTTGTCTTTATTGAATACACCTGGCAGAGATGACCCATCCTCAAAATGCGCGGTGCACGACAAGCCCTCATAGCTTTCGTCAGCAGGAATTCTGAAGCCAATCCAGCTCGCGAAACCAGTTAACGGCGTAGGAGGAACAAACCCGCAGGGGGTATGGGTATCGCCAATTATCACCGTGCCCGAACCACCAATCACGATGCCGCCGTGGGTGCCTACGATATCAATTGTCGCCGCATTCTTGCCGTTAATGAACACGGTCGTAGACAGCCCTGAAGAGAGCGCGCTACCGCAAGTGCAGGTATCGCTCTGACGCGCTGCGGGAAGGCCGTCGAAGAATACGTCGGGAGATCCTGATGCGATAGGGTTGGTACCGTGCCCCGGCAAAGGACAACGGTATAAATCGCTTTTACGCGCTGCTGGCTTAGCCACTTTGACCTCCTGTCAAAAATCCTTTCGAGCGACATAACCTACCAGATCAGCGCGCCGATTAATTATCGTCGGGCAATATGCATACTCCTATTCAGCGATCAGCATCCACTAAAACTGATCGGCGCTAGCCTCTAGAAATCGAACCAAGATGCAGAAAAAGCCGCTTTAACTGAAGAAGCCGAAAGCCGCTTTCGGCCCAGAGTGGATGAAAATAGATCTGTCACCTTTTCTCCATTTGAAAGCTACTAACTCATGGCAATTGGGTCTTGGAATCGCAACTCTTGCTGGTTGCAGGAAAGACGTCCCCACGATACCCTCCCACCGTCGCTGCCAATTCAGCGGCCGGGCTTGGTAACCCGAGGTAAATCACTGCGCAACAGTGCCATGCGTTCGCAGGCGCTTTTTTTTCGCCTGCGATCTGCGTTATGGCGGCTGTGCGTGGGACGTCTTCGGACGTGCCGGTTTCCTTGATTTCCCGGTTTACCAACCTGCGCACAGCTGCCACCCATTCGCTTGGTAACGAATTGTGGCGGCTCTTAAAAATTAAGGAGCTTCACAATGCGCTGTATGGATACGTACAAAATCTGGCTTTTCCCTCAACGCGACTCTCAGTTGCGTAACGCCCCATCGTCCATCCTCGCCCACCGCCTCTCCGTCAACGGAGGTGGCCAATGACCGATCAATCAGGGCTGAAAACCATCGGCCTAACCCCCGCCATTTACTGCGCCGATCAACCACTCTTCCACGTCACTTGCGGCGTTCCCCTCGGCGATGCATTGGCCATGGCTTCTGACTTTCTGTTTC
It encodes the following:
- a CDS encoding PAAR domain-containing protein encodes the protein MAKPAARKSDLYRCPLPGHGTNPIASGSPDVFFDGLPAARQSDTCTCGSALSSGLSTTVFINGKNAATIDIVGTHGGIVIGGSGTVIIGDTHTPCGFVPPTPLTGFASWIGFRIPADESYEGLSCTAHFEDGSSLPGVFNKDNAVKFSNPSGKTCVMLKFDDEAPAGTSSLTESFLNRILG
- a CDS encoding DUF3916 domain-containing protein — its product is MRQIALSNKPLRGIPRRLRALERWASSFRDEFHPRSVKMERYTHWKIPVHAALVEGPQASIEVQAFCLQQLLEAASHLSDAADHSQGYYRVACLLVWPWVHQSEVTVFYDRDYYLGFLGETNALMPEQISHALALHTPAHFIEHGHDVTQPDDEVAVQWWCIGEPA